One Chionomys nivalis chromosome 4, mChiNiv1.1, whole genome shotgun sequence genomic region harbors:
- the Ddi1 gene encoding protein DDI1 homolog 1 isoform X2: MLITVYCVRRDLTEVTFSLQVSPDFELCNFRVLCELESGVPAEEIQFIYMEQLLTDNHCSLGTYGLKDGDMVVLLQKDNVGLQAPGRSPNQPRADFTGSAVAGTSSRHQHHQQQRIPSTQTHGLASGENMAHAQDLNSPALIRSMLLSNPHDLSLLKERNPALAEALLSGNLETFSQVLMEQQRERAFREQEMFRLYSADPFDQEAQARIEEEIRQQNIEENMNIAMEEAPESFGQVAMLYINCKVNGHPLKAFVDSGAQMTIMSQACAERCNIMRLVDRRWAGVAKGVGTQRIVGRVHLAQIQIEGDFLQCSFSILEEQPMDILLGLDMLRRHQCSIDLKKNVLVIGTTGTQTHFLPEGELPLCARLVSGTVQEDSSDKEVCDKEISEALQRTRQEAERKK, translated from the exons ATGCTGATAACTGTGTACTGTGTGCGTCGGGACCTCACAGAGGTAACCTTTTCCCTCCAGGTCAGCCCTGACTTTGAGCTCTGCAACTTCAGAGTCCTCTGTGAGCTTGAGTCTGGTGTGCCTGCTGAGGAGATTCAGTTCATCTACATGGAGCAGCTCCTCACAGATAACCACTGCTCGCTGGGTACTTATGGCCTCAAAGATGGTGATATGGTTGTACTACTTCAGAAGGACAATGTGGGACTTCAGGCTCCAGGAAGGTCTCCAAATCAGCCTCGGGCAGATTTCACTGGATCAGCTGTGGCGGGAACAAGTTCCCGACACCAGCATCACCAACAGCAACGGATACCATCAACACAAACCCATGGATTGGCCTCTGGAGAGAATATGGCCCATGCTCAGGATCTTAACAGTCCTGCTCTGATTCGCAGCATGCTGCTTTCCAACCCCCATGATCTGTCCCTGTTGAAGGAACGGAATCCTGCTTTGGCTGAAGCTCTGCTTAGTGGAAACCTTGAGACATTTTCCCAGGTCCTGATGGAGCAGCAGAGGGAAAGGGCCTTTAGAGAGCAAGAGATGTTTCGTCTTTATTCTGCTGACCCATTTGACCAGGAAGCTCAGGCTagaatagaagaagaaatcagacagcagaacatagaagaaaatatgaacaTAGCTATGGAAGAGGCTCCAGAGAGTTTTGGACAGGTGGCTATGCTCTATATTAACTGCAAAGTGAATGGGCATCCTTTAAAGGCTTTTGTTGACTCAGGTGCCCAGATGACTATCATGAGCCAAGCTTGTGCTGAGAGATGTAACATTATGAGACTGGTGGACCGGCGATGGGCTGGGGTTGCTAAGGGAGTGGGCACACAGAGGATTGTGGGCCGAGTTCATCTGGCTCAGATTCAGATTGAAGGTGATTTCTTACAGTGTTCTTTCTCCATACTGGAGGAGCAGCCCATGGATATTCTTCTAGGGCTAGATATGCTCAGGAGACATCAGTGTTCCATCGACCTAAAGAAGAATGTGCTGGTGATTGGCACCAccggcacacagacacacttcctTCCTGAAGGAGAATTGCCCTTGTGTGCAAGGCTTGTGAGTGGAACTGTACAAgaagactcttcagacaaggaa GTCTGTGATAAAG AAATTTCTGAAGCATTACAAAGA acaagacaggaagcagagagaaaaaagtaA
- the Ddi1 gene encoding protein DDI1 homolog 1 isoform X1 — MLITVYCVRRDLTEVTFSLQVSPDFELCNFRVLCELESGVPAEEIQFIYMEQLLTDNHCSLGTYGLKDGDMVVLLQKDNVGLQAPGRSPNQPRADFTGSAVAGTSSRHQHHQQQRIPSTQTHGLASGENMAHAQDLNSPALIRSMLLSNPHDLSLLKERNPALAEALLSGNLETFSQVLMEQQRERAFREQEMFRLYSADPFDQEAQARIEEEIRQQNIEENMNIAMEEAPESFGQVAMLYINCKVNGHPLKAFVDSGAQMTIMSQACAERCNIMRLVDRRWAGVAKGVGTQRIVGRVHLAQIQIEGDFLQCSFSILEEQPMDILLGLDMLRRHQCSIDLKKNVLVIGTTGTQTHFLPEGELPLCARLVSGTVQEDSSDKEVASNIKHPIKGPARKKH, encoded by the coding sequence ATGCTGATAACTGTGTACTGTGTGCGTCGGGACCTCACAGAGGTAACCTTTTCCCTCCAGGTCAGCCCTGACTTTGAGCTCTGCAACTTCAGAGTCCTCTGTGAGCTTGAGTCTGGTGTGCCTGCTGAGGAGATTCAGTTCATCTACATGGAGCAGCTCCTCACAGATAACCACTGCTCGCTGGGTACTTATGGCCTCAAAGATGGTGATATGGTTGTACTACTTCAGAAGGACAATGTGGGACTTCAGGCTCCAGGAAGGTCTCCAAATCAGCCTCGGGCAGATTTCACTGGATCAGCTGTGGCGGGAACAAGTTCCCGACACCAGCATCACCAACAGCAACGGATACCATCAACACAAACCCATGGATTGGCCTCTGGAGAGAATATGGCCCATGCTCAGGATCTTAACAGTCCTGCTCTGATTCGCAGCATGCTGCTTTCCAACCCCCATGATCTGTCCCTGTTGAAGGAACGGAATCCTGCTTTGGCTGAAGCTCTGCTTAGTGGAAACCTTGAGACATTTTCCCAGGTCCTGATGGAGCAGCAGAGGGAAAGGGCCTTTAGAGAGCAAGAGATGTTTCGTCTTTATTCTGCTGACCCATTTGACCAGGAAGCTCAGGCTagaatagaagaagaaatcagacagcagaacatagaagaaaatatgaacaTAGCTATGGAAGAGGCTCCAGAGAGTTTTGGACAGGTGGCTATGCTCTATATTAACTGCAAAGTGAATGGGCATCCTTTAAAGGCTTTTGTTGACTCAGGTGCCCAGATGACTATCATGAGCCAAGCTTGTGCTGAGAGATGTAACATTATGAGACTGGTGGACCGGCGATGGGCTGGGGTTGCTAAGGGAGTGGGCACACAGAGGATTGTGGGCCGAGTTCATCTGGCTCAGATTCAGATTGAAGGTGATTTCTTACAGTGTTCTTTCTCCATACTGGAGGAGCAGCCCATGGATATTCTTCTAGGGCTAGATATGCTCAGGAGACATCAGTGTTCCATCGACCTAAAGAAGAATGTGCTGGTGATTGGCACCAccggcacacagacacacttcctTCCTGAAGGAGAATTGCCCTTGTGTGCAAGGCTTGTGAGTGGAACTGTACAAgaagactcttcagacaaggaaGTAGCAAGCAATATCAAACATCCAATCAAGGGTCCAGCACGAAAAAAGCATTGA